The following coding sequences lie in one Pseudoalteromonas sp. Scap06 genomic window:
- the dolP gene encoding division/outer membrane stress-associated lipid-binding lipoprotein, with translation MFKRSLIILGTVVLLQGCAAAVVAGTASAVTAANDRRTIGSQIDDNNIEIKASIAISEDERLNKFAHISVISVNGVVLMVGQVPNQEMKNQAFKTIENLSGIRKIHNQLRIGSNIGITTQTHDSWLTSKVKAQLLAAENISSNNIKVVTENAEVYLMGLVSDAEANQAVNIARNISGVERVVKVFEYL, from the coding sequence ATGTTTAAACGCTCCCTAATTATTTTAGGCACTGTTGTGTTATTACAAGGCTGTGCCGCTGCTGTGGTCGCCGGTACAGCCAGTGCTGTTACTGCCGCTAACGATAGACGAACCATTGGGTCACAAATAGACGACAACAACATTGAAATAAAAGCCAGCATTGCTATTAGTGAAGATGAACGCCTTAACAAGTTTGCTCATATCAGCGTTATAAGCGTAAATGGCGTGGTTTTAATGGTAGGCCAAGTGCCTAACCAAGAAATGAAAAACCAAGCGTTTAAAACCATTGAGAACCTATCTGGTATCCGCAAAATTCATAACCAACTTCGCATTGGCTCTAATATTGGTATCACCACGCAAACACACGATTCATGGTTAACCTCAAAAGTAAAAGCGCAGCTTTTAGCGGCTGAAAATATCAGCAGTAATAATATAAAAGTAGTGACTGAAAATGCCGAAGTATACTTAATGGGGCTAGTATCTGACGCTGAAGCAAACCAAGCCGTTAATATAGCTCGCAACATCTCTGGCGTAGAGCGAGTAGTTAAAGTATTTGAGTATTTGTAA
- a CDS encoding SIS domain-containing protein, whose translation MQDTIKEIFKESIQVQIAAGEVLPSALESAAFTIAQSLINGNKLICCGTANCHMLAQHMAGVLVNFYETERPCLPAIALSQENINLGQGNQIDDHDTFARQVRAFAQQGDLLLVLAINGNEKHIISAVEAALTKDMKVIVMVGDDGGELVGLLGHNDVEIRTPSKRPSRIIESHLVNLHCLSELVDLTLFPQDENYV comes from the coding sequence ATGCAAGATACAATTAAAGAAATTTTTAAAGAAAGTATTCAAGTTCAAATAGCCGCAGGCGAAGTGTTGCCAAGCGCGTTAGAATCAGCGGCATTTACCATTGCACAAAGCCTGATCAATGGGAATAAGTTGATCTGTTGCGGTACTGCAAATTGCCATATGCTGGCGCAACACATGGCAGGCGTACTGGTTAATTTTTACGAAACAGAACGCCCTTGCTTACCTGCAATCGCTCTCTCACAAGAAAATATTAACCTTGGCCAAGGCAATCAAATAGATGACCACGATACCTTTGCACGCCAAGTTCGCGCCTTTGCTCAGCAAGGTGACTTATTATTGGTACTTGCCATTAATGGTAATGAAAAACACATAATTTCTGCAGTAGAAGCGGCACTTACCAAAGATATGAAGGTCATAGTAATGGTAGGCGATGATGGCGGCGAACTCGTTGGCTTGCTTGGCCATAACGATGTAGAAATTCGTACGCCGTCTAAACGCCCGAGTCGCATTATTGAATCGCATTTAGTGAACCTTCACTGTTTAAGTGAGTTGGTGGATTTAACTCTTTTCCCTCAGGACGAAAATTATGTTTAA
- a CDS encoding YraN family protein: MSWFKQLWQNSREKGQYYERQAQKYLEAQGLKAIERNYYCPYGELDVIMKDGDILVFVEVKFRKNNIKGGANYALSPQKQAKLKRTIYHYLGAKNLKNQPLRIDYVAITGEPSLHINWLKNVF; the protein is encoded by the coding sequence ATGTCGTGGTTTAAACAGCTGTGGCAAAATAGTCGTGAAAAAGGCCAGTATTATGAGCGCCAAGCGCAAAAGTATTTAGAAGCGCAAGGTTTAAAAGCGATTGAGCGTAATTACTACTGCCCCTACGGCGAACTTGATGTCATTATGAAAGACGGTGACATCTTAGTGTTTGTTGAAGTTAAGTTTCGTAAAAATAACATAAAAGGCGGCGCTAATTATGCGCTAAGCCCGCAAAAGCAAGCTAAGTTAAAGCGCACTATTTATCATTACCTTGGTGCTAAAAACTTAAAAAACCAGCCATTACGTATTGATTACGTAGCTATAACAGGCGAACCGTCATTACATATTAACTGGCTGAAAAACGTATTTTAA